cCAAATATGAAAGAAACTGTGTTCAGTTGTGTACGAATTACTAGAGTACCCTTTATGGGAATTTCCTCcagttgaataaaatataattcgtgttaaaaaaaatcttgtgctTCAGTTTGGGATGTAAAACTGGAGGCACTTGTAAATTAACGACAAAGAGAGGAGAGCAGAAAACAGAGTAATTCGAGTTCGTTTGTGAGCAAGTGTCGCATCTTTGCCCTTTGAAACTGTTCCCGTTCTTGCTGAAAGCAGCTGACCCGGCAGATGACCTTATATTTTGCAACACGTGGCTGATTAAACGCTAACCGGGTGGTTGACCTTATAGCATCAAAATGCATCGTTTCATTAAACCTCAGCACTCGTTAATGCGTTGAAGCAGTAGCAAGCACACTCACTCAAGCACAAGTGATTGAAGCGACACAAAAGCATTAGTGGAAGAACAACATCTAGCAGAAAGGATTTACTGGATCCTCGTGATCTAGATTACAAAAACTTGATGAACTAACTCACACCATGATTGGGCATCTTTTCAGTCTTAGACTTTCACATGCTTCAAAGGTGAAGGTGGtctctttttcccttctttttcttaatttagcTATCGGCTCCACAATCACTTGGAACTGAGTGCAAACAAGCCTTTGCTTTAGGTGCGTGAACTGGCATATGGCTGAGAGtcaattttctttgcaaattttttctaTCTGTGCATTCACCCagccatttatctatctatctctctatttgCTGATATGTCTCGTGAGCGCcagcgtacacacacacgcacacacaatatatatatatatatatatatatatatatatatatatatatatatatatatatatatatatatatatatatatatataatatatataaatatatatatatataaatatatatatatatatatatatatatatatatatatatatatatatatatatatatatatatatatatatatatatatatatatatatatatatatatatatatatatatatatatatatattttgcaggtGTACTGCAGGAAAAGTGAAACACTAACTATAAATCCTGACCGTCTTCGCCTTTAGTTTCCTTTCCGTCTGTATGTGTATGCAGGTTGTTCTAAGTTGCCGATTTTTATACTGAGATGGGTAACTCAGCGAAATGAATCCAGTGCTACAGTAAATTCAGTAATAGCTCATATAGcaacaatatctatctatctgtccatctatctaggTTAAGCCACTGAGGTTATTTCAGGTCGCTATATATAGGTTCAGGCATGTACAGCAGCGATAACAGGAGATTATGGGTAAAAgctcgcaagagagagagagagaggattgatacTAACAAAGTAGGAGTTTAGTTAACCACAAAGCTGAGTGACAGTTATTGACAACTTATTCAAGATTCAGAACAGTCGAACTTACCATGAACAACTGTGGTAGTCACAGCAGGTCCAGTAGTGATGAATTCTGACCTTTCACCAGTGCTAATAATGGGTCCAGGTCCTCCTCCAACTGCGATGCTAGGTCCTCCAGCGCTCACCACTGCTCCACCAATTGCAGGCCCGGATAGTCCACCTCCAATTCCACCGCCAACTGCTCCTCCTCCAGTTCCAACTCCAACACCTGGTCCTCCAAAGCCAGACCCACCTAGAGCTCCTCCGCCAACAGCTGGTCCTCCAAATCCACCTCCGCCTACTCCACCTACACCTCCAGCTCCACTAAAACCACCCACTTCACCACTAAGGCCTCCAGCTCCACCTCCTAGTCCTCCAGCCCCACCAAACCCACCTACTTCATCACTAAAACCTCCAGTTCCACCTCCTAGTCCTCCAGCACTACCAAAACCACCTGCTCCGCCTCCCAGTCCTCCTCCAAATCCTGATCCACCTCCAAGACCAGAGCCATCAAAACCACCTGCTCCACCACTAAGGCCTCCTGTTCCACCTCCTAGACCTCCAGCCCCACCAAAACTACCTGCTCCACCTCCCAGTCCTCCAGCTCCTCCTCCAAATCCTGATCCACCTCCAAGACCAGCTCCATCAAAACCACCTGCTCCACCTCCCAGTCCTCCAGCTCCTCCTCCAAATCCTGATCCACCTCCAAGACCAGCTCCATCAAAACCACCTGCTCCACCTCCCAGTCCTCCAGCTCCTCCTCCAAATCCTGATCCACCTCCAAGACCAGCACCTGCTCCACCTCCTAGACCTCCAGCCCCACCAAAACTTCCTGCTCCACCACCAAGACCAGCTCCACCATCGAAGCCTCCTGCTCCACCTCCCAGTCCTCCAGTTCCTCCGCCAAATCCTGCTCCACCTCCAAGACCAGCTCCACTGCCTAGGCCTCCAACACCTCCTCCAAATCCACTCCCAGCATCACCAAAGCCTCCAGGTCCGCTGCCAACAGCGCCTCCGCTTCCCAGACCAGCTCCATCAAAACCACCTGCTCCACCTCCTAAGCTTCCAGCACTCCCTCCAAAGCCATCTGCAGCTCCTCCAAAACTGCCTGATCCACCTCCTAAACCTCCAGCTCCTCCTCCAAGCCCAACCCCACTTCCTCCAAGACCACCTGCTCCACCTGCTAGACCACCAGAACCTCCTAAGCTATCTCCAGCTCCTCCGAATCCGCCTCCACTTCCTCCAAGACCACCTGCTCCACCTCCTAGACCACCAGAACTTCCAAAGCTATCTCCAGCTCCTCCAAATCCGCCTCCACTTCCTCCAAGACCACCTGCTCCACCTCCTAGACCACTAGAACCTCCAAAGCTATCTCCAGGTCCTCCGAATCCCCCTCCACTTCCTCCAAGACCACCTGCTCCACCTCCTAGACCACCAGAACTTCCAAAGCTATCTCCAGGTCCTCCAAATCCCCCTCCAATTCCTCCAAGGCCACCTGCTCCACCTCCTAGGCCACCAGAACCCCCAAAGCTATCTCCAGCTCCTCCAAATCCCCCTCCACTTCCTCCAAGACCACCTGCTCCACCTCCTAGACCACCAGCACCTCCAAAGCTATCTCCAGCTCCTCCAAATCCGCCTCCACTTCCTCCAAGACCACCTGCTCCACCTCCTAGACCACCAGCACCTCCAAAGCTATCTCCAGCTCCTCCAAATCCGCCTCCACTTCCTCCAAGGCCACCTGCTCCACCTCCTAGACCACTGGCACCTCCAAAACTATCTCCAGCTCCTCCAAATCCGCCTCCACTTCCTCCAAGACCACCTGCTCCACCTCCTAGACCACCGGCACCTCCAAAGCTATCTCCAGCTCCTCCAAATCCGCCTCCACTTCCTCCAAGACCACCTGCTCCACCTCCTAGACTACCAGCACCTCCAAAGCTATCTCCAGCTCCTCCAAATCCACCTGCACTTCCTCCAGGACCACCTGCTCCACCTCCTAGACCACCAGCACCTCCAAAGCTATCTCCAGCTCCTCCAAATCCACCTGCACTTCCTCCAAGACCACCTGCTCCACCTCCTAGACCATCAGAACCTCCAAATCCACCTCCGCTTCCTCCAAGACCACCTGCTCCACCTCCTAGGCCTCCAGCACCACCTCCAAATCCACCTCCACTTCCTCCAAGACCACCTGCTCCACCCCCTAGACCACCAGAACCTCCAAAGCTATCTCCAGCTCCTCCAAATCCGCCTCCACTTCCTCCAAAACCACCTGCTCCGCCGCCTAGGCCTCCAGCACCGCCTCCAAATCCACCTCCACTTCCTCCAAGACCACCTGCTCCACCGCCTAGACCACCAGAACCTCCAAAGCCATCACCAGATCCTCCAAATCCACCTCCACTTCCTCCAAGACCACCTGCTCCACCCCCTAGACCACCAGAACCTCCAAGGCTATCTCCAGCTCCTCCAAATCCGCCTCCACTTCCTCCAAAACCACCTGCTCCGCCGCCTAGGCCTCCAGCACCGCCTCCAAATCCACCTCCACTTCCTCCAAGACCACCTGCTCCACCGCCTAGACCACCAGCACCTCCAAAGCCATCACTagatcctccaaatcctcctccacTCCCTCCAAAGCCAGCTACTTCATTTaatccaactcctcctcctcctaatacaTCGATGCTGTTTCCTTCGGTACTAAGCGTCCCGAGTCTTTCTGTGGCTTTTTCTTTCTTGTCGGCCAAGGACACTGCCACCAGAGCAGCGGCCAAGACAAAATGAACCCTCTGCAATCGAACGAAGGACACTGGGATTAGTTCTAGGATTCGGAGGATATCAAGATGAGAGATTTGTGCCAACA
This genomic stretch from Macrobrachium rosenbergii isolate ZJJX-2024 chromosome 23, ASM4041242v1, whole genome shotgun sequence harbors:
- the LOC136851252 gene encoding uncharacterized PE-PGRS family protein PE_PGRS54-like; this encodes MRVHFVLAAALVAVSLADKKEKATERLGTLSTEGNSIDVLGGGGVGLNEVAGFGGSGGGFGGSSDGFGGAGGLGGGAGGLGGSGGGFGGGAGGLGGGAGGFGGSGGGFGGAGDSLGGSGGLGGGAGGLGGSGGGFGGSGDGFGGSGGLGGGAGGLGGSGGGFGGGAGGLGGGAGGFGGSGGGFGGAGDSFGGSGGLGGGAGGLGGSGGGFGGGAGGLGGGAGGLGGSGGGFGGSDGLGGGAGGLGGSAGGFGGAGDSFGGAGGLGGGAGGPGGSAGGFGGAGDSFGGAGSLGGGAGGLGGSGGGFGGAGDSFGGAGGLGGGAGGLGGSGGGFGGAGDSFGGASGLGGGAGGLGGSGGGFGGAGDSFGGAGGLGGGAGGLGGSGGGFGGAGDSFGGAGGLGGGAGGLGGSGGGFGGAGDSFGGSGGLGGGAGGLGGIGGGFGGPGDSFGSSGGLGGGAGGLGGSGGGFGGPGDSFGGSSGLGGGAGGLGGSGGGFGGAGDSFGSSGGLGGGAGGLGGSGGGFGGAGDSLGGSGGLAGGAGGLGGSGVGLGGGAGGLGGGSGSFGGAADGFGGSAGSLGGGAGGFDGAGLGSGGAVGSGPGGFGDAGSGFGGGVGGLGSGAGLGGGAGFGGGTGGLGGGAGGFDGGAGLGGGAGSFGGAGGLGGGAGAGLGGGSGFGGGAGGLGGGAGGFDGAGLGGGSGFGGGAGGLGGGAGGFDGAGLGGGSGFGGGAGGLGGGAGSFGGAGGLGGGTGGLSGGAGGFDGSGLGGGSGFGGGLGGGAGGFGSAGGLGGGTGGFSDEVGGFGGAGGLGGGAGGLSGEVGGFSGAGGVGGVGGGGFGGPAVGGGALGGSGFGGPGVGVGTGGGAVGGGIGGGLSGPAIGGAVVSAGGPSIAVGGGPGPIISTGERSEFITTGPAVTTTVVHGGGTVVGPRPYGYGRPRGVEIRKGILTYHGKFVTPGSRRIPYAPYG